DNA sequence from the Micromonas commoda chromosome 7, complete sequence genome:
ggggacgaacccaccgccgcgcagctgtCTTGCGCGGCTCGAATCAACGAGGCGTGCCGCGACGATACCGGCTTCCTCTACATGACAAATTTCGGCATCACCGACGAAGACGTGGCCGACGCCTTCTccaagtccgcggcgctcttcgCCCTCGGGAACGATGAAAAGGCGAAGCTCAACCCGTACGATCCCGTCACCAACCTCGGGTTcagcgcgttcgcgagcgaGGCTCTCAACGCGCGCAGGCCCGCGGACCTCCGCGAGGGCTTCAAATATAAAAACAATGACGTCTTCGACAACGTCATGCGCGGCACCCCGGCCGGGTTCGCCGAGACGTGCGAGGGATTCTATCGCAAGtgcctggccgccgcgaggaggatcgcggtggcgtgcgcgctggcgctggagCTCCCGAGCGACGACTCGCGCTTCTTCGAGCGCAACTTCCAAGTCGTCGACCAGTGCACGCTCCAGTTTCTTCACTTCCCGCcagtcgacgccgccgccgccgtgaacgacgacgacataGCGACGCAGCTGCGCGTGGGCGAGCACACCGACTTTGGCATGGTCACCCTCCTCTTCCACGACTCCGTCGTCAACGGCGCGGGGTTACAGGTGAAGAAAGCGGCGACCGATCAAgtcggaggcgcggcgggtggcgagTTCGACGGTGCCGAGTGGATGGAAGCAcccggccggggcggcgccacAGCTGTCGTCAACACGGGGGCGCTGATGGCGCGGTGGACCAACGACGAGTGGCGGGCCACCGCGCACAGGGTCGTGGCGGGCCCGCCGGAGGTGGCGGTACGGGACAGGTACTCCATCGCGTTTTTCTTCGATCCCGATAAAG
Encoded proteins:
- a CDS encoding predicted protein, which encodes MPSLPTVDFSAFMSDEGIVVGDEPTAAQLSCAARINEACRDDTGFLYMTNFGITDEDVADAFSKSAALFALGNDEKAKLNPYDPVTNLGFSAFASEALNARRPADLREGFKYKNNDVFDNVMRGTPAGFAETCEGFYRKCLAAARRIAVACALALELPSDDSRFFERNFQVVDQCTLQFLHFPPVDAAAAVNDDDIATQLRVGEHTDFGMVTLLFHDSVVNGAGLQVKKAATDQVGGAAGGEFDGAEWMEAPGRGGATAVVNTGALMARWTNDEWRATAHRVVAGPPEVAVRDRYSIAFFFDPDKDAIIETHPACLARTGREARYAPISARDFVMMKIMEMQKTASEAGVKAAY